In the Nicotiana tabacum cultivar K326 chromosome 16, ASM71507v2, whole genome shotgun sequence genome, one interval contains:
- the LOC107769663 gene encoding uncharacterized protein LOC107769663, with amino-acid sequence MENLGWILLDPMRALDGFNSSQPSFSLRNNSSHFIDEFDEKLLNPNPSERVPINKYSLRIRDDVRRHYIQNGPCQPVDHKFPKTLFGNKMRQFSLGWFKGSYSRWLEYSVKKDAAFCLCCYLFKNDYVHGSTGDSFTKTGFKAWNKASERLDLHVGKVNSLHHKCFNKMLDLSNQGLSFRGHDESDSSKNKGLFLGLLEWLAKRLPEVDRVILKHAPKNDMMTSPKIQKDIVSACAQETVKAIINDLDGDYFGILVDESKDISQHEQMALVLRYVDKKGQVNEPFIGLVRVHDTSAKSLKEAILSLLMKHSLSPSKIRGQGYDGASNMQRKMNGLKALILVAKKHKEVETFFAIAANVLNVIGAPFKCRDQLRDHHAELLVQLLESGEVQSGKGLNQERGLQRPGDTRWGSHCKTLDNFVVLFASIVHVLGVIEYEGQEANDRLQAEAFLSKINSFEFVFLLHLMLKVLLMSNELSKALQKKEQDIVNAMIFLDLTKERLQEMRDEGWKSLMDELYLFCTKHDILVPNMEEFYIPGKSKCRPSSVTYSHHLRVELFYTVIDLQLQELNRRFDVVSSNLLLGMASLNPANSFANFDKERIMTLAKYYPDEFGELKLRDLSHQLDTFILHMQHGDPRFSNLKGISDLAKALVEANLVEIYSLVYLLVKLTLILPVATATVERAFSSMKYIKDELRSSIGDAFLNDCLVCYFEKEVFTNVSNDAIIDRFQSMKTCRVQV; translated from the exons ATggagaatttgggatggattttacTAGATCCTATGCGTGCTTTAGATGGA TTTAATTCTTCTCAACCAAGTTTTAGTCTTAGAAACAATTCCTCTCATTTTATCGATGAGTTTGATGAGAAATTACTCAATCCCAACCCTAGTGAGAGAGTACCCATTAATAAATATAGTCTTAGAATACGGGATGACGTAAGAAGACACTACATTCAAAATGGACCTTGCCAACCGGTTGATCATAAATTTCCTAAAACTTTATTCGGGAATAAAATGCGTCAATTTAGTTTGGGTTGGTTTAAAGGTTCGTATTCTAGATGGTTGGAGTATAGTGTGAAGAAAGATGCCGCATTTTGTTTATGTTGTTATTTATTCAAAAATGATTATGTTCATGGAAGCACGGGTGACTCTTTCACAAAAACGGGCTTTAAGGCTTGGAATAAAGCTTCGGAAAGACTTGATTTACATGTTGGTAAAGTAAATAGCCTCCACCACAAGTGTTTCAACAAGATGCTAGACTTATCAAATCAA GGATTGTCTTTTCGAGGTCATGATGAAAGTGATTCTTCAAAAAACAAAGGCCTTTTTCTAGGGCTTTTGGAATGGCTTGCAAAAAGGCTCCCTGAAGTAGATAGAGTCATATTGAAACATGCACCAAAAAATGATATGATGACTTCGCCAAAAATTCAAAAGGACATTGTGAGTGCTTGTGCTCAAGAAACCGTGAAAGCTATAATCAATGATTTGGATGGAGATTATTTCGGGATATTAGTTGACGAATCCAAGGATATTTCACAGCATGAACAAATGGCCCTTGTTTTGCGGTATGTTGACAAAAAAGGCCAAGTGAACGAGCCATTTATTGGTCTTGTTCGTGTTCATGATACCTCTGCAAAGTCGTTGAAGGAAGCAATACTTTCTTTGCTTATGAAACACTCATTAAGTCCATCCAAAATACGTGGACAAGGTTATGATGGAGCTAGTAATATGCAAAGAAAAATGAATGGTCTTAAAGCTTTAATTT TGGTTGCTAAAAAACATAAGGAGGTGGAAACTTTCTTTGCTATTGCTGCTAATGTGTTGAATGTGATTGGAGCACCCTTTAAATGTAGAGATCAACTTCGGGATCATCATGCCGAATTATTGGTTCAATTGCTAGAGAGTGGTGAAGTTCAAAGTGGGAAAGGATTAAATCAAGAGCGAGGGCTTCAAAGGCCAGGTGACACTCGTTGGGGATCACATTGTAAAACATTAGAtaattttgttgttttatttgcATCTATTGTTCATGTGCTTGGGGTGATTGAATATGAGGGTCAAGAGGCTAATGATAGATTGCAAGCAGAAGCTTTTTTGAGTAAAATCAATTCATTTGAATTTGTGTTCTTGCTTCACTTGATGTTGAAGGTATTGTTAATGTCGAACGAGCTGAGTAAAGCTTTACAGAAGAAAGAGCAAGATATTGTTAATGCCATGATATTTCTTGACCTTACAAAGGAAAGGTTGCAAGAAATGAGAGATGAAGGATGGAAATCATTAATGGATGAATTATATTTGTTTTGTACTAAACATGACATTTTGGTGCCTAATATGGAAGAATTCTATATTCCTGGAAAGTCAAAGTGTAGGCCTTCAAGTGTTACTTATTCACATCACCTACGTGTTGAGCTTTTTTATACAGTGATTGATTTGCAACTTCAGGAGCTTAaccgtcgttttgatgttgttagtaGTAACTTGCTTCTTGGTATGGCTAGCTTGAATCCGGCTAACTCGTTTGCTAACTTTGACAAAGAAAGAATAATGACCTTGGCCAAGTATTATCCAGATGAGTTTGGCGAATTGAAGCTTCGAGATCTTAGTCACCAACTTGACACTTTCATATTGCACATGCAACATGGTGACCCTAGATTCTCAAATTTGAAAGGAATTAGTGATTTGGCAAAAGCGTTGGTTGAGGCAAATCTTGTGGAGATATATTCACTTGTTTATTTACTTGTGAAATTGACTCTAATTTTACCTGTCGCGACTGCAACGGTAGAAAGAGCATTCTCATCCATGAAGTACATCAAAGATGAATTGCGTAGTAGTATTGGTGATGCATTTTTAAATGATTGTTTAGTTTGTTACtttgaaaaagaagtatttacAAATGTAAGCAATGATGCTATTATTGACCGTTTTCAGAGTATGAAAACGTGTCGAGTTCAAGTATAA